A single Pan troglodytes isolate AG18354 chromosome 19, NHGRI_mPanTro3-v2.0_pri, whole genome shotgun sequence DNA region contains:
- the LOC129137555 gene encoding uncharacterized protein LOC129137555 isoform X2, which translates to MALKSRSIHLVLLWLQALPSAQLHPTQQPAEKGGSWHHTGLWRHCGDCGPHPAARSSCKSKPENLGSSQRPAMGELCRRDSALTALDEETVWEMMESHRHRIVRCICPSRLTPHLRQAKVLCQLDEEEVLHSPRLTNSAMRAESQG; encoded by the exons ATGGCTTTGAAATCACGGTCCATTCACCTGGTGCTGCTTTGGCTTCAGGCTCTTCCTTCTGCCCAGCTCCATCCCACCCAGCAGCCCGCAGAGAAAGGAGGCAGCTGGCACCACACTGGGCTTTGGAGACACTGCGGGGACTGTGGACCCCACCCTGCTGCACGGAGCTCCTGCAAAAGCAAACCTGAGAACCTTG GGTCCTCCCAGCGCCCAGCCATGGGGGAACTGTGCCGCAGGGACTCCGCACTCACGGCACTGGACGAGGAGACAGTGTGGGAGATGATGGAGAGCCACCGCCACAGGATCGTACGCTGCATCTGCCCCAGCCGCCTCACCCCCCACCTGCGCCAGGCCAAGGTGCTGTGCCAGCTGGACGAGGAGGAGGTGCTGCACAGCCCCCGGCTCACCAACAGCGCCATGCGGGCCG AAAGCCAGGGCTGA
- the LOC129137555 gene encoding uncharacterized protein LOC129137555 isoform X3, giving the protein MALKSRSIHLVLLWLQALPSAQLHPTQQPAEKGGSWHHTGLWRHCGDCGPHPAARSSCKSKPENLGSSQRPAMGELCRRDSALTALDEETVWEMMESHRHRIVRCICPSRLTPHLRQAKVLCQLDEEEVLHSPRLTNSAMRAARADDRKQQRISKCKTLVKGPAWSPQVLSVRKTIAFPAHSKEESVLPGSSLQGQERKKLSISREDGLLQWHLQLFPWPPKQPRCDVGNRECRQQSDSSCLTRKRVWGKSRASGLEAQSEPCVQPDTHCSSPRVLGTRPASGSVPGVG; this is encoded by the exons ATGGCTTTGAAATCACGGTCCATTCACCTGGTGCTGCTTTGGCTTCAGGCTCTTCCTTCTGCCCAGCTCCATCCCACCCAGCAGCCCGCAGAGAAAGGAGGCAGCTGGCACCACACTGGGCTTTGGAGACACTGCGGGGACTGTGGACCCCACCCTGCTGCACGGAGCTCCTGCAAAAGCAAACCTGAGAACCTTG GGTCCTCCCAGCGCCCAGCCATGGGGGAACTGTGCCGCAGGGACTCCGCACTCACGGCACTGGACGAGGAGACAGTGTGGGAGATGATGGAGAGCCACCGCCACAGGATCGTACGCTGCATCTGCCCCAGCCGCCTCACCCCCCACCTGCGCCAGGCCAAGGTGCTGTGCCAGCTGGACGAGGAGGAGGTGCTGCACAGCCCCCGGCTCACCAACAGCGCCATGCGGGCCG CCAGGGCTGATGATAGAAAGCAGCAGAGAATCTCCAAGTGTAAGACATTAGTCAAAGGCCCGGCGTGGAGCCCACAGGTCCTTAGCGTTCGGAAGACGATTGCCTTCCCAGCCCACTCCAAGGAAGAATCAGTGCTGCCTGGCAGCAGCCTCCAG ggacaagagagaaaaaagctCAGCATTAGCAGAGAAGACGGACTTCTGCAGTGGCACCTACAGCtgttcccttggcctcccaaacaacCCAGGTGTGACGTCGGGAACCGGGAATGCAGGCAACAGAGTGATTCCAGCTGCCTCACAAGGAAGAGGGTGTGGGGGAAGAGCAGAGCATCCGGGCTGGAAGCACAGTCAGAACCCTGCGTGCAGCCGGACACTCACTGTTCTTCCCCACGTGTGCTGGGCACCCGCCCTGCGTCAGGCTCTGTTCCAGGAGTTGGGTGA
- the LOC129137555 gene encoding uncharacterized protein LOC129137555 isoform X1 encodes MALKSRSIHLVLLWLQALPSAQLHPTQQPAEKGGSWHHTGLWRHCGDCGPHPAARSSCKSKPENLGSSQRPAMGELCRRDSALTALDEETVWEMMESHRHRIVRCICPSRLTPHLRQAKVLCQLDEEEVLHSPRLTNSAMRAGTREKKAQH; translated from the exons ATGGCTTTGAAATCACGGTCCATTCACCTGGTGCTGCTTTGGCTTCAGGCTCTTCCTTCTGCCCAGCTCCATCCCACCCAGCAGCCCGCAGAGAAAGGAGGCAGCTGGCACCACACTGGGCTTTGGAGACACTGCGGGGACTGTGGACCCCACCCTGCTGCACGGAGCTCCTGCAAAAGCAAACCTGAGAACCTTG GGTCCTCCCAGCGCCCAGCCATGGGGGAACTGTGCCGCAGGGACTCCGCACTCACGGCACTGGACGAGGAGACAGTGTGGGAGATGATGGAGAGCCACCGCCACAGGATCGTACGCTGCATCTGCCCCAGCCGCCTCACCCCCCACCTGCGCCAGGCCAAGGTGCTGTGCCAGCTGGACGAGGAGGAGGTGCTGCACAGCCCCCGGCTCACCAACAGCGCCATGCGGGCCG ggacaagagagaaaaaagctCAGCATTAG